In Nitrospirota bacterium, the genomic stretch AGCAGGTACTATAATTATGATATATTATGGCCATAGAGTATACGAGGAGGTAAAAGGTATAAAAACGATAAATGTCCTTCTTCCAGATAAACTGGTTGCAGAGGTTGAAAATTATGTAAAGAGTGGATGGTTTACGGATGAAGCAGAACTCATGCGTATGGCTTTACAGGAGTTTATACGCCACAACCGGTTAAAGCTGATGGAACAGTTCATGAAAGAAGATATAGAATGGGCATTGAAGGCAAAAACTGGGAAATAGATGAACCCTATCGTATGTGATACCGGCCCCATCCTGCATCTCCAGGAAGCAGGACTCTTAGGGTTACTTATCAGGCTTATGAAACATTAGATACAATATTTGAAAAACCATTCAAATAACTCAAAAATTACAAAGATGCAGAGCTATCTGCCATGAAATACGAGAGGGATAAACAGTGGAATATCTACAACGGTAGTTTCGTATCAATAAATGAAGCATCCAGAAATGTTGCTTTCAAGATTTGAGACTGCTTCATTTTCAATTGAGACTGTGCCATTTGCCATAGATTCTGGAAAGTCGTACAGAGTGAATTTCCGACAGAGTTCTGTTGCTGATTCTGCTTTGAAAGTTAAAACGGTTATGATAGTATTTTCTGAAACAGGATAAAGGAGGGAACCATGACAGATGTAATGAATTACCTGGAGACCATATCTCGTGAGACCCGCAAACCTGAAGCAGAGGTAATGACTATGGCCTTTCAGGTTGGCCTGCGGCAACTGTGGCGGGAGAGGGTTCTTGGCCGGTATTTGCAAGGAGATATAAACCGTGAAGAGGCAATAGACTCCGTAGGGATAGATCTTGTGGAAATTGCGGAACGTCAGCACAAGGCGATGATGGAGGACCTGGCTTGGGCAATGGGAAATTGAAGCCTGCTGTTGCCGATGCTGGACCAATCATCCATTTGAAGGAGATAGGCTGTCTTACGTATCTTCAAATATTCCCAACCTTACACATCCCTGATGCAGTGTGGACTGAGACCGTGGAACACGGACATTTAACAAAGGTAGAATTGAATGAACTCGAAAATATTAAGCGTCACTCAGTTAACCATCTGGATGTGGGAAGGTTTATAAGGGATAACGGCTGTGATGACCTGGATTACGGAGAACGGGAATGCCTTTATCTTTGTAAAAGCATTGATGTGCCTTTGGTTTTGACTGATGACTTGGCTGTTCGTGACGCGGCGAAGCGGCTTGACATTGTACCGATTGGATCTTTAGGTGTAGTAATTAAGTCACATCACGCAGGGATAATATCTCTGGCAGAAGCAGAAGGCAGATTGAACGACCTTTATGATATAAGCAGTATATTTGTAACAAG encodes the following:
- a CDS encoding CopG family transcriptional regulator, translating into MIYYGHRVYEEVKGIKTINVLLPDKLVAEVENYVKSGWFTDEAELMRMALQEFIRHNRLKLMEQFMKEDIEWALKAKTGK